A genomic stretch from Eubacterium sulci ATCC 35585 includes:
- a CDS encoding iron ABC transporter ATP-binding protein: MENIYFRTSDLTVGYNKKPLIKDINIDVDFGEIVTMIGPNGAGKSTILKSITKHLEMVGGEVFIADASLANLSFKALAQQMSVVLTEKIKGELLTCFDVVATGRYPYTNSLGVLDEKDRVKVSEAMKKAHVEELAGRDFSAISDGQRQRVLLARAICQEPKIIVLDEPTSFLDVKHKLELLNILHTMAKKANIAVLMSLHEIDLAQKISDKVICVHGDSIEHFGRPNDIFTDEIIRELYSIEKGSYNITFGSVELPKPVGEPEVFVIAGNGKGIPVFREMTRLGIPFCTGILHENDVDFYVAKNLASDLISVPAFEEISEESLEKALEAIKKCRRVILANDKIGLSNKRVATLIEEAQAQGKLERA; this comes from the coding sequence ATGGAAAACATTTATTTTAGAACATCGGACTTAACGGTCGGATACAATAAAAAACCGCTGATTAAGGATATAAATATAGACGTAGACTTTGGCGAAATCGTGACCATGATAGGACCAAACGGTGCAGGAAAGTCGACCATACTTAAGAGCATAACCAAGCATCTTGAAATGGTTGGTGGAGAGGTTTTTATCGCAGATGCTTCGCTTGCAAACCTAAGTTTTAAGGCGCTCGCTCAGCAGATGTCTGTGGTTTTGACAGAGAAGATTAAGGGAGAGCTCCTAACATGCTTTGATGTTGTTGCAACGGGAAGATATCCGTATACAAACTCGCTTGGAGTTCTTGATGAAAAGGATAGAGTCAAGGTTTCTGAGGCGATGAAAAAGGCTCATGTGGAAGAACTTGCTGGTAGGGATTTCAGCGCTATAAGTGATGGACAGAGGCAGAGAGTCTTGCTTGCAAGGGCGATTTGCCAGGAGCCAAAGATTATAGTTTTGGACGAACCGACATCCTTTCTTGATGTAAAGCATAAGCTTGAGCTTTTGAACATCCTTCACACCATGGCAAAGAAGGCGAATATTGCTGTTTTGATGTCGCTTCACGAAATAGATCTTGCCCAAAAAATCTCGGACAAGGTTATATGCGTTCACGGCGACTCTATTGAGCACTTCGGAAGACCTAATGATATATTTACTGATGAAATCATTAGAGAACTTTACAGCATAGAGAAGGGTTCCTACAACATTACATTTGGTAGCGTCGAGCTTCCTAAGCCAGTGGGAGAGCCAGAGGTGTTTGTAATTGCGGGAAATGGCAAGGGCATTCCTGTTTTTAGGGAGATGACAAGGCTTGGAATTCCGTTCTGTACAGGCATATTACACGAAAATGATGTGGATTTTTATGTAGCAAAGAACCTAGCGAGCGACTTAATATCGGTGCCAGCTTTTGAAGAAATAAGCGAAGAGAGCCTAGAGAAGGCACTTGAAGCCATCAAAAAATGTAGACGCGTAATCCTTGCTAATGATAAAATAGGTTTATCGAATAAACGCGTTGCAACTCTTATAGAGGAGGCGCAAGCGCAGGGTAAACTTGAGAGGGCCTAG